Genomic window (Capsicum annuum cultivar UCD-10X-F1 chromosome 10, UCD10Xv1.1, whole genome shotgun sequence):
AATATATCTTTGACATTGCCTCTCACGTGCCGCCTGATTCTTTTTTCATGAGCCAAACATCTTAATTTTCTAGTAACTAATTGTAGCAAAAACACTTGAAATGAGAGATGCGACTGTCAATTATCCGGTCAACATACTCATACAATGATTTTCAGAAGATGAAGAAAGAGAGAGTGCGCTTACAGCTTCTCTCCTATGATAAAACGATAACTAGCTCCGACCTACAAAGGAGGTCGTTAGACCTTTTTTAATTACAATGTGTGACCGTGAGACTTGAATTCAGGCTTTCTTTCTGATCTGATATATACTATTTCGTTAAGTTATTAGAAATcgtatatttttatttacattattatattttcaaacCTTTTGTAGGACTGCAAAGATGTGGAAAGAGTTGTAGATTGAGATGGATAAATTACTTGAGGCCAGACTTAAGAAGGGGTTCATTTACTGAACAAGAAGAAAGAACAATTATTGATGTTCATAGAATCTTGGGAAATAGATGGGCACAAATAGCGAAACATTTACCAGGTAGGACAGACAATGAAGTGAAGAATTTTTGGAATTCTTGCATCAAGAAGAAACTTATTGCTCAAGGGTTAGATCCAAATACCCACAACCTCCTCAAGAACAAATCTAACAATCCAACCAAAAAATCCGACTACACTTATCATCATCAAGATTCCACCTCAGTTTTCACCATTGATACTTCAACAAATAAAGAAGTAATTTCAATGGATTTAAAATCAACTCTTGCAACCTTATCTCCTAATTTCCCTCCTAGTGATAATATTATTACTTCTAGTACATACAATTACACTCCTATTGTTCCTAACATTGAATACCAAAACCCTACTTTCGCATGGAGTGAGGAGAGAAATCAGAGTACACTAACCATGCTTCAGTCCCAAACAAGTGAGAGAAATCTCGTTACTACTCGAGATTCCATTTTGGATTTCGCGAGTAATTGTTCTTTAATGGAAAGCACGACGAATATTAATGTGTCATCTTATATAAATGAGAATAGAATGTGGAATGGAactggacttgaaccaacaacattAAATCCTGTCAATggacaagaagaagaaatgcaagTACAATTACAAGGAGATCAACAATTTCCAATTATTCagaccaagttttgtcatgatcAAGAAGATGTGTACAAGGTTAATGATCATGATCAAACAGTGGAAAATACATTTGACGACAACTCTAACtttgattttgagtttatgaattctGCATTTGTGCCTTGTGGATTGTACACTAATGATAATTCTATGGATCAACTTTCATGGGATTGTTAGTGTATTTTTTTCTAGTTTCCTAGTATATCTTTCTTGCATGTTTATTTTGCACTACACCTTGTTGGGGAAAAGAGGAAATTGGTAGTTGTAGCTTTATGTCAAAATCatgattattttgaaaagatCAATTCATGTTTAACTTgtagaaatgaaaaagaaaaaacataattatattacAATGTCTGATGTAACTTGTCATGATTCCTTTGTATTAGTGGTGAGGTCCAATAGAAACATTCACCAATAGAATTAATGttaattcaatattttcttaGTTTGATTTTACCTGACACATTTACTTTTTCTAATTCATTTAAAAAGATGACACGTGATTCTgtaattatttttacattttctaTTCCCATATATTTAATGAGAAGCTTTTATAACCATACAAATCAATACCATCATAATATTAAAAACTAGAGTAATTTTTCTAGTTCTCACACATCGAAATAGAAGGCAACTTCCAGGTGCTTACTCCAATATAAAAGCCAACAGCCAATATGCAACTTCTCCCACGCAGCCACGGTGAGCTCAAAGCGAACTATTTTTTCGTCTTTTACTGAATAACATCCTGTGCTCGTCGCAATTAGTGACATATGTCTATTTTTGGAAGGGTTCTCTTTGTGGAGTTACCCCAACAATTCTACGTATAaaaattttaactttgttatataattttaacAACTTACATATTCAAGTTAATAAAGTTAGAATAATGATGAATCAAATCTCTATGATAACATTGTTTGTTTGGGTGTTGTAGCAAAAGAGTTATTACAACGAACATCTAATTATGGTTATTATAATTAACATAGccattgctttttttttttttttttggggggggggggggggggggggggtgatagAGCAAAGTGTTACTACAGCGAACATAAAATTATGGTAATTATAATTAACATAGCCATTGTTTGTTTGGCTGTTATAGCAAAGTGTTTTTACAGCAAACATATAATAGCATTATCGTTATTATAATTAGCATAGCCTGATCGGTTCCACGAAAAATGTGACTATGCTCAAAAGTTGATTTATCatgtttatttctcttttctatATATGATAAACTCCTTGTATCGCCAACTAATTCACATGTGTAGTCTTAATTTGAAACAACCTTATCTAagtgaaaatatttatttcattaaatataCTTACATAGATAGAGAGCTTAAATGTGTAATGTATATACAAATCGACTCATCATCATGAAAAGCTCAAGATCTTTCAAAGTTTCTATTGATTCTCTCTGAATCTtaactatttttcttatgataTGATGTTCAAAGTTTATCATGAGGTTTGCTTTGAATACCATAGCTTTTTCTCGCAAATCAATAATATTCTCCTTCCCTACCCAAATTATGTTTCTTCACAGCATCTCTTAATTGTTTATGAGAATTGAGGAATATGTGAACCAATTTAAGAGAAAATTAAGATTAAAAAGGttttataattatgttatataGTTTAATTagggaaaataatttatttaagataAAGTTGTTCATAATTATTAGGATTCCCTACCTAattcaataagaaaattaataatcaaaattttaattaacttcaaaatattaaatattatgaataaattttctttgttgaaaaacTTAATTTCTATATTGGAATTGCAATAATTACATTGCTTAAGCCTATTATGAACTTTCCATATATAGTATTGTATATTGTACTTATGCAAATCAAAGTGACCAATATACAATATGGTTATATAATGTGGATTCGTGTGCCATATTCGGAAATAAGTCAatagtttttattatataaaaaagcTTTTT
Coding sequences:
- the LOC107844883 gene encoding myb-related protein 330, which produces MGHHCCSKQKVKRGLWSPEEDEKLIRHITTHGHGCWSSVPKLAGLQRCGKSCRLRWINYLRPDLRRGSFTEQEERTIIDVHRILGNRWAQIAKHLPGRTDNEVKNFWNSCIKKKLIAQGLDPNTHNLLKNKSNNPTKKSDYTYHHQDSTSVFTIDTSTNKEVISMDLKSTLATLSPNFPPSDNIITSSTYNYTPIVPNIEYQNPTFAWSEERNQSTLTMLQSQTSERNLVTTRDSILDFASNCSLMESTTNINVSSYINENRMWNGTGLEPTTLNPVNGQEEEMQVQLQGDQQFPIIQTKFCHDQEDVYKVNDHDQTVENTFDDNSNFDFEFMNSAFVPCGLYTNDNSMDQLSWDC